The genomic DNA AGCCGATATGGCAGCCTGCATATGTCCGGGCATATCAATTTCGGGAACGATTATGATCTCTCTGACAGAGGCAAACGCGACAATTTCCCTTATATCTTCCTGACTGTAGACCCCGCTATGAGGTTTTTCATCATATTGTTTAGGTTTATCTTCTAAATGTCCAATCAGCGTTGATTCTCTCTCTGAACCTATCTCTGTCAACAGGGGATATTTCTTTATCTCTATTCTCCATCCCTGGTCTTCTGTAAGATGAAAATGAAAGCGGTTGAATTTATACAGGGCAATTTTATCGATGAAACTGCATACTTCCTCTTTCGTCATAAAATGCCTGGCTACATCAAGGTGCATTCCTCTCCATCCAAAACGGGGAGAATCGCTGATGGAACATCCTCTTATTTCCCATTCAAATGACTCAACAGTCACATCAGAAAAGATCTCTTTCGGTAGAAGCTGCCGAAATGTCATAATGGCCCTGACCAATCCCTCTTCTGTTGCCGAAATAAGGATGCATTTCTGACTTGTTATCTCAATAGAATAGGATTCATCGGCAAAACCATTTTCATTTTTAACAGCTTCTCCCTGAAGAAGAAGTACAATATCTCCCTCACCATCAACTGACAAGGGCAGATCAAAACCTGTAGCAGGTCTGAGATAAGATCTGAGAAGTTCTCCCTTCTCCCCTATTTGTTCACATGAAACAGCAATACTGCTATTCTCCGTTAATTTAAAAATATTTTCATTCTGAATAATTTCCGATACCATTGGAATGATTCCCAACTCTCTTTTCTCTTTCATAAATTTATCCTATCCTGCGTTCTTCATTATTTATAGATGTGCTGAACCACAACTTTGTTTGTATCATCTTCAATTGTGATCAACGTCGCACCGCGCATATCATCATCAGAATAACTGTTGGGACCGCTTTTCAATCCGTAAGTCAAACGTATGCCCCTCCAGACTGCTGAGAGACTGTTAACATGATCATGACCACAGAATATATGAGTCGTACTCTTCAGAGCAAGAGCCCGTTCAAAAAGACCTGTATTAACAGGGGGAGAAAAGATCCGCTCTCTGTTTTCCCCGAAAATTGTTCCTGTATCAATGGTATCATCTTTCACCGCATTAAAAACATTTTCAAATTCAGGAAGTGGAATATGAAAAAATAACAGGGAAGGTACTGTACTGCCGATTTCGGATTGGACTCCCTCTATCAGCCATTCATACCATTTAATCTGATCGTAATAGATAAAATCATAATCTTCCGATTTTTCATAATTCCGTCTTATATTGGAATCCATCATGACAAGTGTATAGATGATTTCACCTTTTTCATTTTCAATATTAACGGAGTAATTTCCAATCCCATGAATATTGGATGGCCCTGATTTAAAGAATGAGTTTTCCCCATTCTCATACTGATTCCCATGCCAGCTCCGGTCGGCTAGACCTTCCGAATCATGATTTCCCAGGGTGACTCCCCAGGGAATATCATAACTCTCCAACTGTTTTATCAGTTTTTTTGTCATTCCAACTGAAAAGATCCACGATGTATTATCCCCTGCTGTCATGATAAAGTCGGGTTTAATCTCCCCGACAAGTTCATCAATGAGCTTCAAAGACTTCTTATCCTTGATGGGATGCGATTCGAGCTGAATGTCTGATAATAATAAAATTGTAAAATCCTCATCATCCGCTTTTACCAGAGAGGAAATTGACTCTCTGTCATAAGAATCGCCTTCAAACCAGATTTCACTCGATTGTATTCCCTGTATCACATTAAGATTATTGATGGTCGCCCATTGCATTAATGCAAAA from Oceanispirochaeta sp. M1 includes the following:
- a CDS encoding beta-N-acetylhexosaminidase; amino-acid sequence: MKEKRELGIIPMVSEIIQNENIFKLTENSSIAVSCEQIGEKGELLRSYLRPATGFDLPLSVDGEGDIVLLLQGEAVKNENGFADESYSIEITSQKCILISATEEGLVRAIMTFRQLLPKEIFSDVTVESFEWEIRGCSISDSPRFGWRGMHLDVARHFMTKEEVCSFIDKIALYKFNRFHFHLTEDQGWRIEIKKYPLLTEIGSERESTLIGHLEDKPKQYDEKPHSGVYSQEDIREIVAFASVREIIIVPEIDMPGHMQAAISAYPQLGCTDMTLKPLCHWGVSQHILNVEESTITFMTDVLDEVMELFPGDYIHIGGDEAPKYEWEEQRRIQDRMIELGINSEDELQSWFISRMAAHIQGKGRKVIGWDEILEGGLAEGAAVMSWRGEEGGLEAAALDHPVVMAPQSHVYFDHYQGEKEKEPLAIGGFLPLDKVYSYEPIPQQMPEDQHHLVLGSQGQLWTEYMKDYAHVEYMAFPRACALAEILWIDSDARDFQSFERRIETHQEIMRYKHRR
- a CDS encoding metallophosphoesterase — encoded protein: MTKKKLILIIAVTVLTLVGLLFALMQWATINNLNVIQGIQSSEIWFEGDSYDRESISSLVKADDEDFTILLLSDIQLESHPIKDKKSLKLIDELVGEIKPDFIMTAGDNTSWIFSVGMTKKLIKQLESYDIPWGVTLGNHDSEGLADRSWHGNQYENGENSFFKSGPSNIHGIGNYSVNIENEKGEIIYTLVMMDSNIRRNYEKSEDYDFIYYDQIKWYEWLIEGVQSEIGSTVPSLLFFHIPLPEFENVFNAVKDDTIDTGTIFGENRERIFSPPVNTGLFERALALKSTTHIFCGHDHVNSLSAVWRGIRLTYGLKSGPNSYSDDDMRGATLITIEDDTNKVVVQHIYK